In Candidatus Paceibacterota bacterium, one genomic interval encodes:
- a CDS encoding type II secretion system F family protein, with amino-acid sequence MPLIITPGQLSRRADFYHQLGQLTGAGFGLVQALGQLQRSPPDRSYRQPIGRLLEEIAGGCTLTDALQRCGHWLPAFDTALLRAGEHSGRLDSCFRLLANYYTDRARLARQMIGDLAYPAFLLHFAVFIFPFAQLFTTGNWLAYLSQTLGVLVPIYVAVALMILAAQSRHGETWRAGFEAILHPLPVLGSGRRYLALSRLAAALEALLSAGVTIIEAWELAAAASGSPALRRTVLAWRPQVNGGQTPAETVVASGFFPELFTTQYATGEISGQLDETLRRLHAYYLEEGSRKLHAVACWVPRAVYLCIALIIGYRIIHFYMGYFSMVRDAGGF; translated from the coding sequence ATGCCGCTCATCATCACGCCCGGACAGTTGTCGCGTCGCGCTGACTTCTACCATCAGCTCGGCCAGCTCACCGGGGCGGGGTTTGGGCTGGTCCAGGCTCTGGGACAACTCCAACGCAGCCCCCCGGATCGATCCTACCGGCAACCGATCGGACGGCTGCTCGAGGAGATCGCCGGCGGCTGCACCCTGACCGATGCGCTCCAGCGCTGCGGCCATTGGCTGCCGGCCTTCGACACCGCGCTGCTGCGAGCGGGCGAGCACAGCGGGCGGCTGGACTCGTGTTTCCGGCTGCTGGCCAACTATTATACCGACCGCGCCCGCCTCGCCCGCCAGATGATCGGCGACCTGGCCTATCCGGCTTTCCTGCTGCACTTTGCGGTATTTATCTTCCCGTTTGCGCAGTTGTTCACCACGGGCAACTGGTTGGCCTACTTGAGCCAAACGCTAGGGGTGCTGGTCCCGATTTATGTGGCGGTTGCCTTAATGATCCTCGCCGCGCAAAGCCGCCACGGCGAGACCTGGCGCGCCGGGTTCGAGGCGATACTGCATCCGCTACCCGTGCTGGGCTCGGGGCGGCGTTACCTGGCGCTGTCACGCCTGGCGGCCGCGCTTGAAGCGCTGCTAAGCGCGGGGGTGACGATTATTGAAGCCTGGGAGCTGGCGGCGGCCGCGAGCGGATCACCGGCCCTGCGCCGGACGGTGCTGGCCTGGCGGCCGCAGGTCAACGGAGGCCAAACCCCAGCCGAGACTGTCGTGGCGTCAGGCTTCTTTCCGGAGCTCTTTACCACCCAATACGCGACGGGCGAAATCAGCGGGCAGCTCGACGAAACGTTGCGGCGCCTGCACGCCTATTACCTGGAAGAAGGCTCGCGCAAACTCCACGCGGTAGCGTGTTGGGTGCCGCGCGCTGTCTACCTTTGCATTGCGCTCATCATCGGCTACCGCATCATCCATTTTTACATGGGCTACTTCAGCATGGTGCGGGACGCGGGCGGATTCTGA
- a CDS encoding sigma-70 family RNA polymerase sigma factor has product MVSDAEAELLARCRRGEAEAWDELFDRYYAAAARFVFQLGHDLSREDVEEICQEAFLSVIRNLGSFHGGSQFQTWLFRIAANKARDYRERQHAAKRGGGQPLLSLQAEDPESGLSIDPPATAPAPDLALLNAEQAGLVHEALGRLEEPCREIIQLRYFGDLSYDEISRSLDLNPKTVSSRLSKCLDRLETIARSIFARGKPADIPSNR; this is encoded by the coding sequence ATGGTTTCCGATGCTGAAGCTGAATTGCTCGCGCGCTGCCGTCGAGGCGAAGCAGAAGCCTGGGACGAGTTGTTCGACCGGTATTACGCGGCGGCGGCGCGCTTTGTTTTCCAGCTTGGGCATGACCTCTCGCGCGAGGACGTGGAGGAGATATGCCAGGAGGCCTTCCTGTCGGTCATCCGGAATCTCGGTTCTTTTCACGGCGGCAGCCAGTTTCAGACCTGGTTGTTCCGCATTGCGGCCAACAAGGCGCGCGACTACCGCGAGCGGCAGCACGCTGCCAAGCGCGGCGGCGGCCAGCCGCTCCTATCCCTCCAGGCGGAAGACCCGGAGAGCGGGCTGTCCATTGATCCGCCGGCCACCGCCCCAGCGCCCGACCTCGCGCTGCTTAATGCCGAGCAAGCCGGGCTGGTCCACGAGGCCCTCGGCCGGCTCGAAGAACCTTGCCGTGAGATCATCCAACTGCGCTACTTCGGCGACCTGAGCTACGACGAGATCAGCCGCTCCCTTGATCTCAACCCGAAAACCGTCAGCTCGCGCCTGAGCAAATGCCTGGACCGCCTGGAGACAATCGCGCGGAGCATCTTTGCGCGGGGAAAACCGGCGGATATCCCGTCTAACCGATAG
- the carB gene encoding carbamoyl-phosphate synthase large subunit, whose translation MNADQLAKAKSLGFSDRQIAHLTGQTEDAVRAERKKLGLVPSYRLVDTCAAEFEAYTPYYYSTYDRGDDEVKPSQRKKVMILGGGPNRIGQGIEFDYCCVHAAFALKEDGFETLMVNSNPETVSTDYDTSDKLYFEPLTLEDVLHIYEREQCWGAIAQFGGQTPLNLALDLQKNGVNIIGTSPQSIEIAEDRKLFAAMLQKLQIPQPPNGIATSEGEALAVAKRLGYPILVRPSFVLGGRAMQIVYSDAELQHYMRFAVEASPERPVLVDRFLEDATEVDVDCIADIGNFYYPNQGTIVVGGVLEHIEFAGVHSGDAAMVLPPHTLSQRVIGLIREYTHAMARELKVVGLMNVQYAVKGDTVYVLEVNPRASRTVPFVSKAIGVPLAKLAARVMAGKTLKQLGFTREVWPSYWAVKESVFPFNRFHGQDILLSPEMRSTGEVMGLDDDLGVAYAKSQMAAGAPLPDSGRVFISVSDSHKSEVAEAGRQFAALGFELVATSGTAEVLEEAGLKVRRIFKLDEGRPNAVDLLKNREIQIVINTPSGAMPHADGVRIRTTAVYTGTPIMTTLSGAKAAALGIAALRRGGYGVKTLQEYH comes from the coding sequence ATGAACGCAGATCAACTGGCCAAAGCCAAGTCGCTCGGGTTCTCCGACCGGCAGATCGCCCATTTGACCGGGCAGACGGAAGACGCCGTCCGCGCCGAGCGCAAGAAGCTTGGGCTGGTGCCGAGCTACCGCCTGGTGGATACCTGCGCGGCTGAGTTCGAGGCTTACACGCCCTATTATTATTCAACCTACGACCGGGGCGACGATGAGGTGAAACCCAGCCAGCGCAAGAAGGTGATGATTCTCGGCGGCGGGCCCAACCGCATCGGGCAGGGCATTGAGTTCGATTACTGCTGCGTGCACGCCGCCTTCGCGCTCAAGGAGGACGGCTTCGAGACGCTCATGGTCAACTCGAACCCGGAGACCGTTTCGACGGACTACGACACCAGCGACAAGCTCTATTTCGAGCCGCTCACGCTGGAGGATGTGCTGCATATCTACGAGCGCGAGCAATGCTGGGGGGCCATCGCCCAGTTTGGCGGCCAGACGCCGCTGAACCTCGCGCTGGACCTCCAGAAGAACGGTGTCAACATCATCGGCACCTCACCCCAGAGCATCGAGATTGCCGAAGACCGCAAGCTCTTTGCGGCCATGCTGCAGAAGCTTCAAATTCCCCAGCCGCCCAACGGCATCGCCACCAGCGAGGGCGAGGCGCTCGCCGTGGCGAAGCGCCTTGGCTATCCAATCCTCGTGCGCCCGAGTTTCGTGCTCGGCGGGCGGGCGATGCAAATCGTCTACTCCGACGCCGAACTGCAGCATTACATGCGCTTCGCCGTCGAGGCCTCCCCCGAGCGTCCGGTGCTCGTGGACCGGTTCCTCGAAGACGCGACCGAGGTGGACGTGGACTGCATTGCCGACATCGGCAATTTCTACTACCCGAACCAGGGCACCATCGTCGTCGGCGGAGTCCTCGAGCACATCGAGTTTGCCGGCGTGCATTCCGGCGACGCGGCGATGGTTCTGCCGCCGCACACGCTCTCGCAACGCGTGATCGGCCTGATCCGGGAATACACCCACGCCATGGCCCGCGAGCTGAAGGTCGTCGGCCTGATGAACGTGCAGTACGCGGTCAAAGGCGACACTGTTTACGTGCTGGAAGTCAACCCGCGCGCCTCGCGGACGGTGCCGTTCGTGAGCAAGGCCATCGGCGTGCCGCTGGCAAAGCTGGCCGCGCGGGTGATGGCCGGCAAGACGCTCAAGCAGCTCGGGTTCACCCGGGAAGTCTGGCCGTCCTATTGGGCGGTCAAGGAATCGGTGTTCCCCTTCAATCGTTTCCACGGTCAGGACATCCTCCTCTCGCCCGAAATGCGGTCCACGGGTGAAGTCATGGGGCTGGACGACGACCTGGGGGTCGCCTATGCCAAATCACAAATGGCGGCGGGCGCTCCTTTGCCCGACAGCGGCCGCGTTTTCATCAGCGTCAGCGACTCGCACAAAAGTGAAGTTGCGGAGGCAGGCCGTCAATTTGCCGCGCTGGGCTTCGAATTGGTGGCGACCAGCGGCACCGCGGAGGTGCTGGAAGAGGCCGGGCTCAAGGTCCGCCGCATCTTCAAGCTCGACGAGGGCCGGCCCAATGCGGTGGACCTCCTCAAGAACCGCGAAATCCAGATCGTCATTAACACCCCGTCGGGCGCCATGCCTCATGCCGACGGCGTCAGGATCCGCACGACCGCCGTTTATACCGGCACGCCGATCATGACCACGCTCAGCGGGGCCAAGGCCGCCGCGCTGGGCATCGCCGCGCTGCGGCGGGGCGGTTATGGGGTCAAGACGCTCCAGGAATATCACTGA
- a CDS encoding beta-N-acetylhexosaminidase — translation MTARVVCILLLLQAAGLFAAPPALVPLPQLMQTNAGSFTVCPAQVIPGAPVLAPTRILVNDAARETGEYLATSLFKSTGHRFQIVTNAGVSAVPDAILLTTNSALGSLGAEGYELTVATNSVVIRAPASAGLFYGVQTLLQLLPPEIYSSQPVTGVPWTAPCVYIRDWPRFQWRGFMLDSVRHFFTKDEVKVLLDALALHKLNVLHWHLDDDSGWRLEIRKWPLLTQVGAWRTDMMWDLNPRASLCWDGTNYGGFYTQAEAREIVAYAAQRHIMVVPEIEMPGHSSAALAAYPQFACGCPTCYNGPYSLNVTSYVGGVFCIARPETMDFLKDVLTEVMEVFPSPYIHIGGDEVKFDNWRRHSLDQALTNALGTTDMQKYQGYFAQQIANWIKSQGRTMMGWSEIMNGGIVTNAALMDWLNTRAVQTATNRQYVVMAPSATLYINKYENGGSAGSGVLWSNEPPAQSGYTPLSDVYAYEPIPANLPAAYTNYILGAEGPCWTERIPSLLNMQFRMFPRLSAIAEVDWTSAALKNWTDFTNRLVVHKQRLTQMGVNYNPSATPPQLGTWIPAQTPATYETRTWDITSSVTARGEIDVSFCWKTGNHGLEIAWAALLENGVEIDRDTHAGFTGVTPARPTYVLRLPARRPGATYTLAASVMGRGGTNSTGVVYRPNWN, via the coding sequence ATGACAGCCCGAGTCGTTTGCATCTTGCTTCTGCTGCAGGCGGCGGGGCTGTTCGCTGCGCCACCGGCGCTCGTTCCGCTGCCGCAGTTGATGCAAACCAACGCAGGATCGTTCACCGTCTGCCCGGCCCAGGTCATACCCGGCGCGCCCGTCTTGGCCCCCACGCGCATCCTCGTGAACGACGCCGCGCGCGAAACGGGAGAGTATCTGGCGACCAGCCTCTTTAAGTCCACCGGTCACCGCTTTCAAATCGTGACGAACGCCGGGGTTTCGGCAGTGCCGGACGCCATTCTTCTCACAACGAATAGCGCACTCGGCAGCCTGGGCGCCGAGGGATATGAGCTGACCGTGGCAACGAACTCGGTCGTCATCCGCGCGCCGGCGTCCGCGGGGCTTTTCTACGGCGTGCAGACGCTGCTGCAGCTGCTGCCGCCGGAGATCTATTCCTCACAACCCGTGACGGGCGTGCCGTGGACGGCGCCCTGCGTTTATATCCGGGATTGGCCCCGCTTCCAGTGGCGGGGATTCATGCTGGACAGCGTGCGGCATTTCTTCACCAAGGACGAGGTCAAGGTGCTGCTCGATGCGTTGGCGCTGCACAAGCTGAATGTGCTCCACTGGCACCTGGACGACGATTCGGGCTGGCGGCTCGAGATCCGGAAATGGCCGCTGCTGACGCAGGTGGGCGCCTGGCGCACGGATATGATGTGGGACCTGAACCCGCGCGCGAGCCTGTGCTGGGACGGCACCAACTACGGCGGCTTCTATACCCAGGCCGAGGCGCGCGAGATCGTGGCCTACGCGGCCCAGCGGCACATCATGGTGGTGCCGGAGATCGAGATGCCGGGGCACTCGTCAGCGGCTTTGGCTGCTTATCCGCAATTCGCCTGCGGCTGCCCCACCTGCTACAACGGCCCGTACAGCCTGAACGTTACGAGCTACGTGGGTGGGGTATTCTGCATTGCCCGCCCCGAGACGATGGACTTTCTGAAGGACGTGCTCACCGAGGTAATGGAGGTGTTTCCGAGCCCTTACATTCATATCGGAGGCGATGAGGTGAAGTTTGACAACTGGCGGAGACATTCGCTCGACCAGGCCCTGACAAACGCCTTGGGCACCACAGACATGCAGAAGTACCAGGGCTACTTCGCCCAGCAGATCGCCAACTGGATCAAGAGCCAGGGCCGCACGATGATGGGGTGGAGCGAGATCATGAACGGCGGCATAGTGACCAATGCGGCGCTGATGGATTGGCTGAACACCCGCGCCGTGCAGACGGCCACCAACCGGCAATACGTTGTCATGGCCCCCAGCGCGACGCTCTACATCAACAAGTATGAGAACGGCGGCTCGGCCGGCAGCGGTGTGCTTTGGTCCAACGAGCCGCCTGCGCAGTCGGGCTACACGCCGCTGTCCGACGTGTACGCCTACGAACCCATTCCCGCGAATCTTCCGGCGGCTTACACCAATTACATCCTTGGGGCCGAAGGCCCCTGCTGGACCGAACGGATTCCCTCCCTGCTGAATATGCAGTTCAGGATGTTCCCGCGCCTGTCGGCCATTGCGGAAGTGGACTGGACCTCGGCAGCGTTGAAGAACTGGACGGACTTTACGAACCGTCTCGTGGTTCACAAGCAACGGCTCACGCAGATGGGCGTCAACTATAATCCCAGCGCCACGCCCCCCCAGCTCGGGACGTGGATCCCCGCGCAAACGCCCGCGACCTATGAGACGCGAACCTGGGACATCACCTCCAGCGTCACCGCGCGGGGCGAAATTGACGTCAGTTTCTGCTGGAAGACGGGAAATCACGGGCTGGAAATTGCGTGGGCTGCACTGCTGGAGAACGGCGTGGAGATTGATCGGGACACGCACGCGGGATTCACCGGTGTCACCCCCGCCAGGCCGACCTACGTTTTGCGCCTTCCCGCGCGGAGGCCCGGCGCGACTTATACCCTGGCGGCGTCGGTCATGGGACGCGGCGGCACGAACTCCACTGGCGTTGTCTATCGTCCGAACTGGAATTGA
- the trxA gene encoding thioredoxin: protein MAAPNIVALTKENFGAEVLKSTAPVLVDFWAEWCGPCKMIGPILDELAEEYNGRVRIGKVNIDEQQELAAEYGVRAIPTLLLFNQGQVADQMVGLRSKRDLKASFERVGA from the coding sequence ATGGCAGCTCCCAATATTGTAGCTTTGACAAAGGAAAACTTTGGCGCGGAAGTGTTGAAATCCACCGCGCCGGTGCTGGTGGATTTCTGGGCCGAATGGTGTGGTCCGTGCAAGATGATCGGGCCGATCCTGGATGAGTTGGCCGAGGAATACAACGGGCGCGTCCGAATCGGCAAAGTCAACATTGACGAGCAGCAGGAGCTGGCGGCCGAATATGGCGTCCGCGCCATTCCCACGTTGCTGCTGTTTAATCAGGGCCAGGTGGCGGACCAAATGGTCGGCCTGCGCAGCAAGCGCGATCTCAAGGCCAGCTTCGAGCGCGTTGGCGCCTGA
- a CDS encoding NHL repeat-containing protein, whose amino-acid sequence MNLARTLARAAADLSRRIHLAAKVAPTLACSLWLACSTTARSQSLAINTLAGNATQGSADGFGSSARFNLPLGVTAENAGNIYVADTANSTIRKITPAGAVSTFAGLAGTFGSADGAGTNGRFYGPQGIAVDSVGFIYVADTANATIRRISPEGTVSLFAGSTGNANSLDGTGANAYFHQPEGLAVDGDDHVYVADAWNHTIRKITPAGVVTTLAGLAGNLGSADGTNSKARFNRPAAIALDGAANLYVTDSLNHTIRRITPGGAVSTIAGLAGVWGSADGTNSTARFFHPQGICAADAATLFVVDSGNQALRKLAANGTNWVVSTVAGLPGIAGFADGTGSAAQFGLPVGAALDAAGNLYLADSGNNAIRTTAVVEPLLQFSVAGNELALAWPSYLTGFVLETAGTVAAGAVWTPLTNGIAMAGNNFILTTNMAGAAAFYRLHKP is encoded by the coding sequence ATGAACCTGGCCCGAACACTTGCCCGCGCCGCCGCCGATCTCAGTCGGCGCATCCACCTCGCGGCGAAGGTGGCGCCGACTTTGGCTTGCAGCTTATGGCTCGCGTGCTCCACGACTGCTCGTTCGCAGTCCCTCGCGATCAACACGCTGGCGGGCAATGCTACCCAGGGCAGCGCCGACGGCTTCGGCAGCAGCGCGCGCTTCAACCTGCCGCTCGGTGTCACCGCGGAGAACGCGGGGAATATCTATGTGGCTGACACCGCAAACAGCACGATTCGGAAGATCACTCCGGCGGGCGCCGTGAGCACCTTCGCCGGGCTGGCCGGAACTTTCGGCAGCGCGGACGGGGCCGGCACGAATGGGCGATTCTACGGACCGCAGGGAATCGCCGTGGACAGCGTTGGCTTTATCTACGTGGCGGACACCGCCAACGCGACAATCAGGAGGATCTCGCCCGAGGGAACTGTCAGCCTGTTCGCCGGTTCCACCGGAAACGCCAACAGCCTCGACGGCACGGGTGCCAACGCTTATTTCCACCAACCGGAAGGACTTGCGGTGGACGGCGACGACCATGTTTATGTCGCGGATGCGTGGAATCACACGATTCGCAAGATCACCCCGGCGGGTGTCGTGACCACCCTGGCAGGGCTGGCAGGGAATTTAGGTTCCGCCGACGGCACCAACAGCAAGGCACGCTTCAACCGACCGGCGGCGATTGCCCTCGACGGCGCTGCGAATCTCTACGTCACGGATTCTCTCAATCACACGATCCGAAGGATCACGCCCGGCGGGGCGGTGAGCACGATTGCCGGCCTGGCGGGTGTCTGGGGCAGCGCCGATGGCACGAACAGCACCGCCCGCTTTTTCCACCCACAGGGAATTTGCGCTGCCGACGCCGCCACGCTGTTCGTCGTGGATTCCGGCAACCAGGCGCTGCGCAAGCTTGCCGCCAATGGTACCAACTGGGTGGTCAGCACGGTCGCCGGGTTGCCGGGCATAGCCGGCTTCGCCGACGGCACAGGCAGCGCGGCGCAGTTTGGCTTGCCGGTCGGGGCCGCGCTGGACGCCGCGGGCAATCTCTACTTGGCGGATTCCGGCAACAACGCCATCCGGACGACAGCGGTGGTGGAGCCCCTGCTGCAATTCTCTGTCGCAGGAAACGAACTGGCACTTGCCTGGCCGTCTTACCTGACAGGCTTTGTTCTGGAGACAGCCGGCACTGTCGCTGCCGGCGCCGTCTGGACGCCGCTTACGAATGGAATCGCGATGGCGGGAAACAATTTCATCCTCACCACCAACATGGCCGGCGCGGCGGCTTTCTACCGGCTCCATAAGCCATAG
- the pyrH gene encoding UMP kinase: MKLSKRPKYKRILLKLSGEALGGPTGLNICPKAVAGMAEQIREVRNLGVQVVLVVGGGNIFRGLSGSRRGIERATGDYMGMLATIINALALQDALEKIGVPTRVQSAISMSQVAEPFIRRRAVRHMEKGRVVIFGGGTGNPYFSTDTTAALRANEIGAEVVLKATKVDGIYDRDPKKDPKAKRYSRISFAKAIREQLKVMDTTAFSLCMENNLPIVVFDFFRPHNLKRVVMGDPIGTLVTQ; the protein is encoded by the coding sequence ATGAAATTATCAAAGCGCCCCAAATACAAACGAATCCTGTTGAAGCTAAGCGGAGAAGCCCTCGGCGGCCCGACCGGGTTGAACATCTGTCCAAAGGCCGTAGCGGGCATGGCGGAGCAGATACGCGAGGTGCGCAACCTGGGCGTGCAGGTAGTTCTGGTTGTGGGTGGCGGAAACATCTTTCGCGGGCTGAGCGGCAGCAGGCGCGGCATCGAGCGCGCCACGGGGGACTACATGGGAATGCTGGCGACAATTATCAACGCGCTGGCGTTGCAGGACGCGCTGGAGAAGATCGGCGTGCCCACCCGCGTGCAAAGCGCCATCAGCATGTCGCAGGTGGCCGAACCCTTCATCCGCCGGCGCGCCGTGCGGCACATGGAAAAGGGTCGCGTGGTGATCTTCGGCGGCGGGACCGGCAATCCCTACTTCTCCACCGACACCACGGCAGCCTTGCGTGCCAACGAAATCGGCGCGGAGGTCGTCCTGAAGGCGACCAAGGTGGATGGCATTTACGACAGGGACCCGAAGAAGGATCCTAAAGCGAAACGGTATTCGCGAATCAGTTTCGCCAAAGCGATACGGGAACAGCTCAAGGTAATGGACACTACCGCGTTCTCGCTCTGCATGGAGAACAACTTGCCGATCGTCGTCTTCGATTTCTTCCGGCCCCATAACCTCAAGCGCGTCGTCATGGGTGATCCGATAGGCACGCTGGTGACGCAGTGA
- a CDS encoding serine hydrolase, whose amino-acid sequence MSTSIRTTLTALALLTLLPVQTSSAQTQPARSARLQEVVNKAVEHTLEKFAAQKLGPDQLAVTLVDMRDPQQLAQGSYRGGEQIYPASVIKLFYMVAAHQWMEDGKLKDTAELRRAMRDMIVDSLNEATGYLVDLLTGTTSGPELGPKQIEQWYFKRNAVNRYFASLSYTNINVNRKPWCEGPYGREMQSVQLHKPNHRNWLTTDATARLLTGIVTGQTVSAARCAEMMELLKRDPTPGSGNKNDQAHAYTALGLPPGAKLWSKAGWTSATRHDAAYVELPNGSKFILVTFTVDHASERDIIATVAKAVVESLPAPAPAAK is encoded by the coding sequence GTGTCCACATCAATCCGCACTACCCTCACCGCGCTGGCTCTGCTAACTCTGCTGCCCGTGCAAACCAGCTCGGCCCAGACTCAACCCGCCCGCTCTGCCCGCCTCCAGGAGGTTGTGAACAAAGCTGTCGAGCACACCTTGGAGAAGTTTGCGGCGCAGAAGCTCGGCCCCGATCAGCTCGCCGTGACGCTCGTGGATATGCGCGACCCGCAGCAACTTGCGCAAGGCAGCTACCGGGGCGGGGAGCAGATCTACCCGGCGAGTGTCATTAAGCTATTCTACATGGTGGCTGCGCATCAGTGGATGGAGGATGGCAAGCTCAAGGATACCGCGGAACTTCGTCGCGCTATGCGCGACATGATTGTGGACTCCCTCAACGAGGCGACCGGCTACCTCGTGGATCTGCTGACTGGCACGACCAGCGGTCCTGAGCTGGGCCCGAAGCAGATAGAGCAGTGGTATTTCAAACGCAATGCCGTCAACCGGTACTTCGCTTCGCTGAGCTACACCAACATCAACGTCAACCGCAAGCCGTGGTGCGAAGGCCCCTATGGCCGCGAGATGCAGTCGGTGCAACTGCACAAACCCAACCACCGCAACTGGCTGACCACTGATGCCACCGCCCGGCTGCTGACTGGAATCGTCACCGGCCAAACGGTTTCCGCCGCGCGCTGCGCGGAAATGATGGAACTTCTCAAGCGCGATCCCACGCCCGGGTCCGGCAACAAGAATGACCAGGCCCATGCCTATACCGCCCTGGGCCTGCCACCCGGCGCGAAGCTGTGGTCAAAAGCCGGTTGGACCAGTGCAACCCGCCACGATGCCGCTTACGTGGAGTTGCCCAATGGCTCGAAGTTTATTCTCGTTACCTTCACCGTGGACCACGCCAGTGAACGCGACATCATCGCCACGGTCGCAAAGGCGGTGGTCGAATCCCTCCCCGCTCCTGCGCCAGCCGCAAAGTAA